GTGCTCGCTGCAAGGGATGGTGATACCGCCCATGGGATGATCAAATCCAAATTCTTCTTCTGCTTGCCTCAACAAATCTTGGAATGAAGGATGGTTCAAGTATGATATTGGAACCACAAATCGTTTCTTCTGGCTCTCTCCAACATACACTGCAAAGTAGCCTTTAGGGATATCTAATGTCTTTGAACCAGATAGAGATCTGGAAAGACTTTTCTTGGCACTAGTGATTGCTGGTAACCGAAAACCCATGTCTGTATCTTTCAGGTAGAATGAAGTGGAAAGACTTCTGAAAAGAAACAAAGCTTAATTTGATACTTGGGAAAGAAGACTTGTGTTGATGATTAAAAACTTGATCATGTATGTATATATAGATGAGAGCTAGCCATTAGGTACATGAAATGAGTGGTGAAGAGTAATCCCCTCTGCTATTGAGAAATCAAGGAATCACATGCTTATGCCTTCCCATTGATTGCACAAAATTTCATCCAGGAACATCAAGCCCCCCCCCACCATGTGGCTTTGTTTCTTCATCTCTATATGATGGAGAAAGCTAACGATGTATTTTATTTTGTTTGATCAATGAATTACGAAAATCAAGTTGGTGGAACATTACAATTCAAAACAGCACTGATTTGACGGGTGTTGGGATATTGTAGACAATTTGATCTCTCGAGATGTTGTATAGACATATTCCTGTATTCGATGTACAGCAGCAATATCCTTTGTTTTCTCTCCACATATCTATTATTCGAAGTGAGGTTTTCTGTTGTTGGTTGTCGTTAGAATGGTTAGACATTTTGGAAGACACATCCCATCTGATACTTGGAATTTCAAGTTCTTATGGATCTTGCCAATCTCCTAGCTAGACAACCCTTTTCACATCGCTTTTCCATATATATAGGCTCATAATAATTGAAGTCGGTATTATCTGTATTACATCTTAGTACTTCGACATATTACCAACTTACCACACATCAGGCTACCATTTGTGTGTGTGTGTGTGTGTGTGTGTATATATATAGTATATTTATACTCGGAAAATTTCCTCTTAACGACTTCCTGCAGATATCAGATGACCATCTATAAATCATAGTTCATAGTACAGTTTGCTCTTTAACAATGTATTAGAATGCTATTAGCGAGGGTTCTCGATCATATTATATCCTACTCGATGTACAGTAAAGTATTTTCAGATCAGATGATATGGTTATTTATATTTATATCCAATTTTGGTCCCATTTTAAAGATCGGTAAAAGCAACCAAATGAACACATTCATCTGAAATACATGCTTTCAAATTTAAGGGCCTGACCAGAAACCGGCATGGTTTTTGCCTAATCACTACATTTGGACCGGAATGACAGTACAAATTCCAGCTGAATGGTTTTGCCTAATCCAATTCCAGCTGAATTGGATTTTATCAGATCTAAGTTTTGGGATTCTAGCTGGAAAGATTATCTTATATATCTGATACATTATTTGGGTTCTAGAACTAGCTGCTATTGATCGAACTTCACCAAATTTGACTATATATGATTCGGCATGCATTCATTTGGTGATTAATTTTCTAAGATAGCTACTACAAGAAATAATATAATGTAAAATACAAGACAATTAAGAAGGAATAAGGTATATATATATATGTTATATACACTCCCAGACTTCCCTGGAACGGCCAAAAGAAGTTTTA
The window above is part of the Fragaria vesca subsp. vesca linkage group LG2, FraVesHawaii_1.0, whole genome shotgun sequence genome. Proteins encoded here:
- the LOC101295874 gene encoding indole-3-acetic acid-induced protein ARG7-like gives rise to the protein MGFRLPAITSAKKSLSRSLSGSKTLDIPKGYFAVYVGESQKKRFVVPISYLNHPSFQDLLRQAEEEFGFDHPMGGITIPCSEHTFVELTSSLSE